From one Methanobrevibacter woesei genomic stretch:
- a CDS encoding inositol-3-phosphate synthase, which yields MDKIKIAIVGIGNCASSLIQGIHYYDGKNPEEAIGLMHWNIGGYSPSDIEVVAAFDIDERKVGKTVDEAIFAKPNCTTIFQKEIPKYDVKVEMGHVLDGVAEHMSKYDDEYTFVVSNQEPADIVKVLKESGAEILVNYLPVGSEEAARFYAQCALDAGIAYVNCMPVFIVSDPEWEAKFREKGIPAVGDDIKAQIGATITHRTLANLFKDRGVKLDYTYQLNTGGNTDFLNMLNRDRLDSKKESKTEAVQAVIGERMPERNIHVGPSDYVPWQEDNKLCFLRMEGRMFGDVPMNLELRLSVEDSPNSAGCVIDAIRCCKLGLERGIGGQLTSISSYVMKHPPVQFTDSEAYENVEKFISGDLER from the coding sequence TTGGATAAAATCAAAATTGCAATTGTTGGAATAGGAAACTGTGCAAGCTCTTTAATTCAAGGAATCCATTATTATGATGGTAAAAATCCCGAAGAAGCTATCGGATTAATGCACTGGAATATCGGAGGATACAGTCCAAGCGATATTGAAGTAGTTGCTGCTTTTGATATTGATGAAAGAAAAGTAGGTAAAACAGTAGATGAAGCAATTTTTGCAAAACCTAACTGTACAACTATTTTTCAAAAAGAAATACCAAAATATGATGTAAAAGTAGAAATGGGGCATGTATTAGATGGTGTAGCAGAACACATGTCCAAATATGATGATGAATATACATTTGTTGTAAGTAATCAAGAACCTGCAGACATAGTTAAAGTATTGAAAGAAAGTGGTGCTGAGATCCTTGTAAACTACTTACCGGTAGGATCTGAAGAAGCTGCAAGGTTTTATGCACAATGTGCTTTAGATGCAGGAATTGCTTATGTAAATTGTATGCCTGTTTTTATTGTTAGTGACCCTGAATGGGAAGCTAAATTTAGAGAAAAAGGAATACCTGCAGTTGGAGATGATATTAAAGCACAAATTGGAGCTACAATCACTCACAGAACATTAGCGAATTTATTTAAAGACAGAGGTGTTAAACTCGATTATACATATCAACTAAACACTGGCGGAAACACCGATTTCTTAAACATGCTCAATAGAGATAGATTAGACTCCAAAAAAGAATCAAAAACTGAGGCTGTTCAGGCAGTTATTGGTGAAAGAATGCCTGAAAGAAACATACATGTTGGACCTAGTGACTATGTCCCATGGCAAGAAGATAACAAATTATGTTTCTTAAGAATGGAAGGTCGTATGTTTGGTGATGTTCCAATGAATCTTGAACTTAGATTAAGTGTAGAAGATTCACCAAACTCTGCAGGATGTGTTATTGATGCTATCAGATGTTGTAAACTTGGTTTAGAAAGAGGAATTGGAGGTCAGTTAACTTCAATATCATCTTATGTTATGAAACATCCACCAGTACAATTTACTGATAGTGAAGCATATGAAAATGTTGAAAAATTCATATCTGGCGATTTAGAAAGATAA
- a CDS encoding glycosyltransferase family 39 protein — protein MLENINKYLTKNKLSIIFILIFAALLTGTCIWINSHNPILGHSYRDVYLYLIEALRFSGVEIGGYQYINYLSPLIPFLTSIFFNMGFLDISTIIIISGIFYFFAIAGMYCILKLKFSNKMAIFGTILYSCLIINLRWVANGTLDIPSITLVIWALYFFIRGMETNQKYFYLAFPLAVLGFFAKYTGALVIATMCLYFLSKQSIIYNLKKYIKNIIGGTILGIITSIPFFMYFFTNNIPLGFINQASEISSRTSTTATSGGELIGNDLFFYIKGLIYYIGSDNYIIGIIILAVIICGIISLIYLFISVLKQLYRENKDEASQISKLKVNNKIIYCLLTASIILIAFSFLTAGLFSFIYSEAIFFFAAVLFIYTMNKIDMNSKKFPYLGLNITMFALFFGFLLFFSAHLTKADRYFTAMAPGFVFISTLAVNCLLENKKINLNMKVIIPVILSVILIISSISFLTTDRSDSLVTEEQEVVKWFNNNTNIDDINISADRGPIYTWYFQKEVNYIQGSFTPEELNENLLNNESSYYIRLGDGLNLENYSEIKSFDETIIYQRN, from the coding sequence ATGCTGGAAAATATTAACAAATATCTTACAAAAAATAAATTGTCAATAATCTTTATTTTAATATTTGCAGCTCTTTTAACTGGTACCTGCATATGGATTAACTCACATAATCCCATTCTCGGCCATTCCTACAGAGATGTGTATCTTTATTTAATAGAAGCTTTAAGATTCTCTGGTGTTGAAATTGGTGGTTATCAATATATTAATTATCTTTCACCACTTATTCCTTTCCTAACATCTATATTTTTCAATATGGGATTTCTAGATATTTCAACAATAATTATAATAAGTGGAATATTCTATTTCTTTGCAATAGCTGGAATGTATTGTATTTTAAAATTAAAATTTAGCAATAAAATGGCTATTTTTGGAACAATATTATATTCCTGCTTAATCATCAATTTAAGATGGGTAGCTAATGGTACTTTAGATATACCTTCAATTACTTTAGTTATCTGGGCATTATACTTCTTTATCAGAGGAATGGAAACAAACCAAAAGTATTTCTACCTTGCATTCCCACTAGCTGTTTTAGGATTCTTTGCTAAGTACACTGGAGCATTGGTTATAGCTACAATGTGTTTATACTTTTTATCTAAACAATCAATAATATATAATCTAAAAAAATATATTAAAAACATCATTGGAGGAACTATTTTAGGAATTATAACTTCAATCCCATTTTTCATGTATTTTTTTACAAATAACATACCATTAGGCTTTATTAATCAGGCCAGTGAAATTTCATCAAGAACATCTACAACTGCAACAAGTGGCGGAGAACTTATTGGAAATGATTTATTTTTCTACATTAAAGGTTTAATTTACTATATAGGATCAGATAATTACATTATTGGCATCATAATACTTGCAGTAATTATCTGTGGAATCATTTCATTAATCTATCTTTTTATAAGTGTTCTTAAGCAATTATACAGAGAAAATAAAGATGAAGCTAGTCAAATTTCAAAGTTAAAAGTAAATAACAAAATAATATACTGTCTTTTAACAGCATCTATAATTTTAATTGCATTTTCCTTTTTAACTGCAGGATTATTCTCTTTTATTTATTCAGAAGCAATATTCTTTTTTGCAGCTGTTTTGTTCATTTACACTATGAATAAAATTGATATGAATTCTAAAAAATTCCCTTACTTAGGACTCAACATTACAATGTTTGCATTATTCTTTGGATTTTTATTATTCTTTAGTGCTCATTTAACAAAAGCTGATCGTTATTTCACAGCAATGGCTCCAGGATTTGTATTTATCTCAACATTAGCTGTCAATTGCCTACTTGAAAATAAAAAAATTAATTTAAATATGAAAGTGATTATCCCAGTTATTTTATCAGTCATATTAATTATATCATCAATTTCCTTTTTAACAACAGATAGAAGCGACAGTTTAGTAACAGAAGAACAGGAAGTTGTTAAATGGTTTAATAATAACACAAATATAGACGATATAAATATTTCTGCAGATAGAGGACCAATTTATACTTGGTACTTCCAAAAAGAAGTTAATTATATTCAAGGTTCATTTACACCAGAAGAATTAAACGAAAATCTGTTGAATAATGAATCTTCATATTATATTCGTCTTGGCGATGGTTTAAATCTTGAAAATTACAGTGAAATTAAATCTTTTGATGAAACAATAATTTATCAAAGAAATTAA
- a CDS encoding glycosyltransferase has translation MNILHVVPAFAPCFSAGGVVNAAYQIAKKQVEMGHNVCVFTTDSCRERLAMDKHYDVDVDGIKVYYFKNLSNAVKNKLTIDTPLALPFKLRKMIKDFDIIHIHEHRHFLAIATHRYAVKNNIPYVLQAHGSVLPFFQKEGLKEIFDKLWGFNILHDASKVFALTEVEKGQYLEMGVKEENIEIVPLGINVEEYSNLPNKGVFKLKYNIGENEQLILFLGRIHKIKGIDLLIESFARLKRDDVKLAIVGGDYGFLDSAKELISKYHLEDKVIFPGVLVGREKQEALVDCDIFVMPSRYESFTTSGLEAMACGKPLVLTKNNHIQDWVDNNVGLIADFDPKSLSDSLEKLLSNKELQSSFGKQGINLIHSKYNWDIIVKQIKEIYGQC, from the coding sequence ATGAATATTTTACATGTTGTTCCAGCATTTGCGCCTTGTTTTTCAGCTGGAGGGGTTGTAAATGCAGCATATCAAATAGCTAAAAAACAAGTTGAGATGGGTCATAATGTTTGTGTTTTTACAACAGACAGTTGTAGAGAAAGATTAGCTATGGATAAACATTATGATGTTGATGTTGATGGAATTAAAGTTTACTATTTTAAGAATTTATCCAATGCAGTTAAAAATAAGCTAACTATTGATACACCATTAGCATTGCCATTTAAATTAAGAAAAATGATTAAAGATTTTGATATTATTCATATTCATGAACATAGACATTTTTTAGCTATTGCAACACATAGATATGCTGTTAAAAATAATATCCCCTATGTTCTACAGGCTCATGGATCTGTTTTACCCTTCTTCCAAAAAGAAGGATTGAAAGAGATATTTGATAAATTGTGGGGTTTTAATATACTTCATGATGCATCAAAGGTTTTTGCTTTAACTGAAGTTGAAAAAGGACAATATCTTGAAATGGGGGTTAAAGAAGAGAATATTGAGATTGTACCTCTTGGAATTAATGTTGAGGAATATTCTAATTTACCAAATAAAGGGGTTTTTAAATTAAAGTATAATATTGGTGAAAATGAACAGCTAATATTATTTTTAGGTAGAATTCATAAAATAAAGGGTATTGATTTATTAATTGAAAGTTTTGCAAGATTAAAAAGAGATGATGTAAAATTAGCTATTGTTGGTGGTGATTATGGTTTTTTAGACAGTGCTAAGGAATTAATTTCTAAATATCATCTTGAAGATAAAGTGATTTTTCCAGGGGTTTTGGTAGGTAGGGAAAAACAAGAGGCTTTAGTTGATTGTGATATTTTTGTAATGCCTTCAAGATATGAATCTTTTACAACAAGTGGGCTTGAAGCTATGGCATGTGGTAAACCATTGGTTTTAACAAAAAATAACCATATTCAAGATTGGGTTGATAATAATGTTGGATTAATAGCTGATTTTGACCCAAAATCACTTTCGGATTCCTTAGAAAAGTTATTGTCTAATAAAGAGTTACAGTCATCCTTTGGTAAGCAAGGAATTAACTTAATTCATAGCAAATATAATTGGGATATTATTGTAAAACAAATTAAAGAAATATATGGACAGTGTTAA
- a CDS encoding nuclease-related domain-containing protein: MKVVCCKSCGAKYQLDDNDDVSTFECTSCAGDLELCDDYSSDLESDDSNIPTAPSYESSYIVQCEDCGLKYNIGVDENILDYECESCGGSLRYLDSELNKELDQILEDRKTQQIKNTIESNQSIPVNEEVQESKSTEFATKQNIRSLPSKLGDFFSEEHLHKVAEEEEETSLKQETPVSTARTTISPAVLSKFEKEFSVPTIDDYNVLKDYLKEEFFKGVMKYYLTDEELVDGSFDKFMNEMSINEPLPEIKTLSTKISELNRNNVVLVVGAILFIAGIIEVFLVNSGLGIVALFIGVIILCYGIYKTRDDVETEKRSRVIREHILTLPEEYYVFYDVRIPKAQSGINHLIVGPSGIYAIISQKYNSKTTLNSDNENNSLIGSIDDNKIEEVVTKRGLKLFRYTTKQTEFPKDNAVKQKALKLGELLINFLSLNGIKNCFVEPLVGFVNNEVVVINTPLTDEDLFIDELLHKIKYGTIKLDPETIDKCAVLISKYSADCSTEF, encoded by the coding sequence ATGAAAGTTGTATGTTGTAAAAGTTGCGGCGCTAAATATCAATTAGATGATAATGATGATGTTAGTACCTTTGAGTGTACATCATGCGCTGGCGATTTGGAGCTTTGTGATGATTATTCTTCTGATTTGGAGTCCGATGATTCTAATATTCCTACTGCTCCTTCTTATGAAAGCTCTTATATTGTACAATGTGAAGATTGTGGTTTAAAATATAATATTGGGGTAGATGAGAATATTTTGGACTATGAATGTGAAAGTTGTGGGGGATCTTTAAGATATCTTGATTCAGAGTTAAATAAAGAGTTGGATCAGATACTTGAAGACAGGAAAACACAACAAATCAAGAACACAATTGAATCAAATCAAAGCATCCCTGTTAATGAAGAAGTTCAAGAATCTAAGAGTACTGAATTTGCAACAAAACAAAATATCCGCTCTTTACCTTCTAAGTTAGGAGACTTTTTTTCTGAAGAACATTTGCATAAAGTGGCTGAAGAAGAGGAAGAAACTAGTTTAAAACAAGAAACACCTGTTTCTACTGCAAGAACTACAATTTCTCCTGCTGTTTTATCTAAATTTGAAAAAGAATTTTCTGTTCCAACTATTGATGATTATAATGTCTTAAAAGATTATCTTAAAGAAGAATTCTTTAAAGGTGTTATGAAATATTATCTTACTGATGAAGAATTGGTTGATGGTTCTTTTGATAAATTTATGAATGAAATGTCAATTAATGAGCCACTTCCAGAAATTAAAACTTTATCTACTAAAATATCTGAATTAAATAGAAATAATGTTGTTCTTGTTGTAGGTGCAATTTTATTTATTGCAGGAATAATTGAGGTATTTTTAGTTAACAGTGGTTTGGGTATTGTTGCATTATTCATTGGTGTTATCATCCTCTGTTATGGAATATATAAAACTAGGGATGATGTAGAAACTGAAAAAAGAAGCAGAGTTATTCGTGAACATATTTTAACTCTTCCTGAAGAATACTATGTTTTCTACGATGTAAGGATACCAAAAGCTCAATCAGGAATTAATCATTTAATTGTAGGGCCTTCTGGGATATATGCAATCATCTCTCAGAAATACAATTCTAAAACTACTTTAAATTCTGATAATGAAAATAACAGTTTAATAGGTTCCATTGATGATAATAAAATCGAAGAAGTTGTTACTAAACGTGGTTTAAAGTTATTTAGATATACAACTAAACAGACCGAGTTTCCTAAAGATAATGCAGTTAAACAGAAAGCTTTAAAATTAGGAGAACTTTTAATTAACTTCCTTAGTTTAAATGGTATTAAAAATTGTTTTGTTGAGCCATTAGTGGGTTTTGTTAATAATGAAGTGGTGGTTATAAACACTCCATTAACTGATGAAGATTTATTCATTGATGAGTTATTACACAAAATTAAATATGGTACAATTAAACTTGACCCTGAAACTATTGATAAATGTGCTGTTTTAATTAGTAAATATTCTGCAGACTGTTCTACAGAATTTTAA
- a CDS encoding UbiA family prenyltransferase, with amino-acid sequence MNSYIEIIRPGNVVMAVIAVVLVAIVADSYTIPVLLGMLSVFFAISGGNVINDVFDYKIDSINRPDRPIPSGRISLENARKYAYLLFILSVLVSFITSYLVQSIYPTVVVLFAVIILYFYASNLKSTVLLGNFIVGFLTGLCFIFAGVIIGFDLGDMDLIGISSFLGFFALLMTFAREITKDIEDIEGDTAEGVKTFPIVYGAKTASYLAAFFAIVDCILCPLLYFTHIFNILYLIVIAVAVIIFLYGAVLLLQKQDSKTCHKVSKLLKIGMLIAFVSFVLGSI; translated from the coding sequence ATGAACTCTTATATTGAAATAATAAGGCCAGGTAATGTTGTAATGGCTGTAATAGCTGTTGTTTTAGTAGCTATTGTTGCGGACTCTTACACTATTCCTGTTCTTTTAGGTATGCTATCAGTATTTTTTGCTATTAGTGGCGGAAATGTAATTAATGATGTTTTTGACTATAAAATAGATTCAATTAATAGGCCTGATAGGCCAATTCCTTCAGGTAGAATCTCACTTGAAAATGCTAGAAAGTATGCTTATTTATTGTTTATATTGTCTGTATTAGTCAGTTTTATTACTAGCTATTTGGTTCAAAGTATTTATCCAACAGTTGTTGTTTTATTTGCTGTAATAATTTTGTATTTTTATGCATCTAACCTTAAATCAACTGTGCTTCTTGGTAATTTTATTGTTGGTTTTTTAACAGGTTTATGTTTTATATTTGCAGGTGTAATCATTGGATTTGACTTAGGAGATATGGATCTTATTGGTATTTCTTCCTTTTTAGGATTTTTTGCACTTTTAATGACTTTTGCACGTGAAATTACAAAAGATATTGAAGATATTGAAGGGGACACTGCTGAGGGTGTTAAAACATTTCCTATTGTTTATGGTGCTAAAACTGCTTCATATTTAGCAGCTTTCTTTGCAATTGTGGACTGTATATTGTGTCCTTTATTATATTTTACTCATATATTCAATATTTTATATTTAATAGTGATTGCAGTTGCAGTTATTATATTTCTTTATGGAGCAGTTCTTCTTTTGCAAAAACAAGATTCAAAAACCTGCCATAAAGTATCTAAATTATTAAAAATAGGAATGCTAATTGCATTTGTTTCATTTGTTCTTGGTTCAATTTAA
- a CDS encoding glycosyltransferase family protein — translation MRKVLFIAFYYNHNNEIASKRLQGVAKYLSAYNWVPIVLVPKIEGINSQKSNIKIVETDYVDMLDKFLPSKSNSQDNSKVSSNSNSSSIMSKLFSKAVSIAGEIFAFPDGMKYWYEPAFNSACQVIEDENIDAIISSSFPITAHVIAHDLKNKYNIPWIADLRDLWNLNPYINHNFIRNHFELNLEKKTFSNVDVLTTTTQKAAETLKTLHPQSKIVPVYSGYDPDEFKHVETIKRDDKLTFMYAGSLYGGKRDPSILFDAVRQLIDEGKVEGSKISINFYGDKDNLVELVNSYNLEDIVNINGKIPYEDVLKREKSSDVLLLISWMNPKEKMFIPGKVYEYLAFKKPVLSLGYKEGSLKDLINETNIGHHTSNLEDTKKVFYSFYKEYIETGKVSYCGNENASKYSMVETARSFASILDEELK, via the coding sequence ATGAGGAAAGTTCTGTTTATTGCATTTTATTATAATCATAATAATGAAATAGCATCAAAAAGATTACAAGGAGTAGCTAAATACCTTTCTGCTTATAATTGGGTGCCTATTGTCTTAGTACCCAAAATTGAAGGGATTAATTCACAGAAAAGTAATATTAAAATTGTTGAAACAGATTATGTTGATATGTTAGATAAGTTTTTACCAAGCAAATCTAATTCTCAGGATAATTCTAAGGTTTCATCTAATTCCAATTCATCTTCGATTATGAGTAAACTGTTTTCAAAAGCTGTTTCAATAGCTGGTGAAATTTTTGCTTTTCCTGATGGTATGAAATATTGGTATGAACCTGCTTTTAATAGTGCCTGCCAGGTAATTGAGGATGAAAATATTGATGCAATTATTTCTTCTTCATTTCCAATAACTGCGCATGTTATTGCTCATGATCTTAAAAATAAATATAATATTCCATGGATAGCTGACTTACGTGATTTATGGAACTTGAATCCTTATATTAATCATAATTTTATTAGAAATCACTTTGAATTAAATTTGGAGAAAAAAACATTTTCAAATGTGGATGTTTTAACTACAACCACTCAAAAAGCAGCAGAAACTTTAAAAACACTCCATCCGCAGTCTAAGATTGTTCCAGTTTATTCAGGTTATGATCCTGATGAATTTAAGCATGTTGAAACTATCAAAAGAGATGATAAATTAACTTTCATGTATGCTGGTTCATTGTATGGAGGTAAAAGAGATCCTTCTATTTTATTTGATGCTGTAAGGCAGTTAATTGATGAAGGTAAAGTAGAGGGTTCTAAAATATCTATTAATTTTTATGGAGATAAAGATAATCTAGTTGAATTGGTAAACAGCTATAATTTAGAGGATATTGTTAATATTAATGGTAAAATTCCTTATGAGGATGTTTTAAAAAGAGAAAAATCTTCTGATGTTTTACTGCTCATTTCTTGGATGAATCCTAAAGAAAAAATGTTCATTCCTGGAAAGGTTTATGAATATTTAGCATTTAAAAAACCTGTTTTATCATTAGGTTATAAAGAAGGTTCTCTTAAAGATTTAATCAATGAAACTAATATTGGACATCATACTTCAAATTTAGAAGATACTAAAAAAGTATTTTATAGTTTCTATAAAGAGTATATTGAAACTGGTAAAGTCAGCTATTGTGGAAATGAAAATGCATCAAAATATTCAATGGTTGAAACTGCAAGGAGCTTTGCTTCAATTTTAGATGAGGAATTAAAATGA
- the oadA gene encoding sodium-extruding oxaloacetate decarboxylase subunit alpha: protein MSKVKITETALRDAHQSLLATRMRTRDMVPIAEEMDKIGFHSVEAWGGATFDTCIRYLNEDPWERLRNLKSEFTRTPIQMLLRGQNLVGYKHYPDDIVTKFVEKSYENGVDIFRVFDALNDIRNMEQTIKVAKAQGAHVQGTISYTISPVHTLDDFVDLAKELEALECDSVAIKDMAGLINPATAYELVSRLKEETDLLVNLHCHCTSGMTPISYYAACEAGVDILDTAISPLAWGTSQPPTESMIAALQGTPYDTGLDLTALNDIKKYFDQLREKYAALIDPIAERVDTDVLIYQIPGGMLSNLISQLKEQNALDRYSDVLEEMPRVRKDMGYPPLVTPTSQIVGIQAVMNVLSGERYKTVSNEVKEYMKGNYGKPPAKVNEEIASRIIGDEEVITCRPADLLEPEFDKYKSEGMEKGFVKNDEDALTYALYPAIAPAFLKGETSEEELATVSHVEDHEIGIPTQYNVEVDGESFEVKIMPTGFMEVEETEKGPFTPVEGGIYSTMQGMVIKLTVNVGDRVTEGSTIAVIEAMKMENDIQSEIDGTVKEIFVEPGDAVSAGDIIMVIE, encoded by the coding sequence ATGAGTAAAGTAAAAATTACTGAAACAGCCCTTAGGGATGCACATCAATCTCTCCTTGCTACCAGAATGAGAACAAGAGATATGGTGCCAATTGCAGAAGAAATGGATAAAATTGGCTTTCATTCAGTAGAAGCATGGGGTGGAGCTACTTTTGATACATGTATCAGATATTTGAATGAAGATCCTTGGGAAAGATTAAGAAACTTAAAATCCGAATTTACAAGAACCCCAATTCAAATGTTATTAAGGGGACAAAATTTAGTAGGATACAAACATTATCCCGATGATATCGTAACTAAATTTGTAGAAAAATCCTATGAAAATGGAGTAGACATTTTTAGAGTATTTGATGCATTAAACGATATCCGTAACATGGAACAAACAATTAAAGTAGCTAAAGCACAAGGAGCTCATGTACAAGGTACAATTAGTTACACAATTAGTCCAGTACACACATTAGATGACTTTGTAGACTTAGCAAAAGAACTTGAAGCATTAGAATGTGATTCAGTAGCTATTAAAGATATGGCAGGTTTAATAAACCCAGCTACTGCATATGAACTTGTTTCAAGATTAAAAGAAGAAACAGATTTACTTGTTAACTTACACTGCCACTGTACAAGCGGTATGACACCAATTAGTTATTATGCAGCATGTGAAGCAGGAGTAGATATTTTAGATACTGCAATTTCACCTTTAGCATGGGGTACATCTCAACCACCAACTGAAAGTATGATTGCAGCATTACAAGGAACTCCTTATGACACTGGTCTTGATTTAACAGCATTAAATGATATTAAAAAATATTTCGATCAACTTAGAGAAAAATATGCTGCATTAATCGACCCTATTGCTGAAAGAGTAGACACTGATGTTTTAATCTACCAAATTCCTGGTGGAATGCTTTCAAACTTAATTTCACAATTAAAAGAACAAAATGCATTAGATCGTTACAGTGATGTACTTGAAGAAATGCCTCGTGTAAGAAAAGATATGGGATACCCACCTCTTGTTACTCCAACAAGTCAAATTGTAGGTATTCAAGCTGTAATGAATGTTTTAAGTGGAGAAAGATACAAAACTGTATCTAATGAAGTTAAAGAATATATGAAAGGAAACTATGGTAAACCACCTGCAAAAGTAAATGAAGAAATCGCATCAAGAATTATCGGCGATGAAGAAGTCATTACATGCAGACCTGCAGATTTATTAGAACCAGAATTTGACAAATACAAATCTGAAGGAATGGAAAAAGGTTTCGTTAAAAATGATGAAGATGCATTAACTTATGCATTATATCCAGCTATCGCTCCAGCATTCTTAAAAGGAGAAACTTCAGAAGAAGAACTTGCAACTGTTTCCCATGTTGAAGACCATGAAATTGGAATACCAACACAATATAATGTTGAAGTTGATGGAGAATCCTTTGAAGTTAAAATTATGCCAACTGGATTTATGGAAGTTGAAGAAACTGAAAAAGGACCATTTACACCAGTTGAAGGTGGAATCTATTCAACAATGCAAGGTATGGTAATTAAACTTACTGTAAATGTTGGAGATAGAGTAACAGAAGGATCCACAATTGCTGTTATCGAAGCTATGAAAATGGAAAACGATATCCAATCTGAAATTGATGGAACTGTAAAAGAAATTTTCGTAGAACCTGGAGATGCAGTTAGTGCTGGAGATATTATAATGGTTATTGAATAA
- a CDS encoding glycosyltransferase family 39 protein, with amino-acid sequence MGIYCSDVFVYLLNGLYFNGINIDSTSTIWLSPVICYLTSILFNLGFSGEIAIYIVTGVFAIVGNIGLYFLFRFRFNQLLSILGSLCYSSFSLYLLWLANGSLDIPVVSLTILVVFFWILAIDKNPKYYLIVAILIVLGIFTRYTIVLVLPALMLYFIYKKKSYILHKEFFTSKEFRYLLISILVACLLAVFILNPIVDLSENHLGFVSQGQSVVGGDKGSSIDSAYTEDYLFYIHDFPNYLSSFSTEFDDKIPILEKPTIMAGFFIVLLMIGLLLFIKDNTFNKKYLLITALLFASSLIIINLNIILAMLLLFIVMLSCRKIFKLSKNHDLALMLFAWLLFNIVFYSYYNIKVNRYIIPVLPVVSFFIVISLNEIYSKFRFNNKIVSVILIVIFIVSSFSFIMTFDDTSEFKAPEEVSDFLINYDGDYEDKTIGVYNIRPFTWYFKEPVLGIMANETKLIDSSELDYYISNIKQDNLTNFTEIKNIDNLYLYEKII; translated from the coding sequence TTGGGAATTTACTGCTCAGATGTTTTTGTTTATTTGTTAAATGGTCTTTATTTTAATGGAATTAATATAGATTCAACTTCAACTATCTGGTTATCTCCAGTCATATGTTATTTAACTTCCATTCTTTTTAATTTAGGGTTTTCTGGAGAAATAGCAATTTATATTGTAACTGGAGTTTTTGCTATTGTTGGAAATATTGGTCTCTATTTTTTATTCAGATTCCGTTTTAATCAGCTTTTAAGTATTTTAGGAAGTTTATGTTATTCTAGTTTTTCATTATACTTGTTATGGCTTGCAAATGGGAGTTTAGATATACCTGTTGTTAGTTTAACTATTTTGGTAGTGTTTTTTTGGATATTGGCAATTGATAAGAATCCAAAATATTATCTAATTGTAGCTATTTTAATTGTTTTGGGCATATTTACAAGGTATACAATAGTTTTAGTACTTCCTGCCTTGATGTTATATTTTATTTATAAGAAAAAGAGTTATATTTTGCATAAAGAATTTTTCACATCTAAGGAGTTCAGATACTTGCTAATATCTATTTTAGTAGCTTGTTTATTGGCAGTGTTTATTTTAAATCCTATTGTTGATTTAAGTGAAAACCATTTAGGTTTTGTTAGTCAAGGGCAAAGTGTTGTTGGTGGAGATAAGGGATCATCTATAGATTCTGCATATACTGAGGATTATCTTTTTTATATCCATGATTTTCCTAATTATTTGTCCAGTTTCTCTACAGAATTTGATGATAAAATTCCTATTTTAGAAAAACCTACAATCATGGCTGGATTTTTCATTGTATTGTTAATGATAGGGTTATTGTTGTTTATTAAGGATAATACGTTTAATAAGAAATATCTTTTGATTACTGCATTATTATTTGCATCTTCTTTAATTATAATTAATTTAAATATTATTTTAGCAATGTTGCTTCTGTTTATTGTAATGTTAAGTTGCCGTAAAATTTTTAAACTTTCTAAAAATCATGATTTAGCTTTAATGTTGTTTGCATGGCTTTTATTTAACATTGTCTTTTATAGCTATTATAATATTAAAGTTAATAGATATATTATTCCAGTTTTACCTGTAGTGAGCTTTTTCATTGTTATTTCCTTGAATGAAATTTATTCAAAATTCAGATTCAATAATAAAATTGTTTCTGTAATTTTAATAGTAATTTTTATAGTTTCTTCTTTCAGTTTTATTATGACTTTTGATGATACTAGTGAATTTAAAGCACCAGAAGAGGTTTCTGATTTCTTGATTAATTATGATGGGGATTATGAAGATAAAACAATTGGTGTTTATAATATTCGACCTTTTACATGGTATTTTAAAGAGCCAGTACTGGGAATAATGGCTAATGAAACTAAATTAATTGATTCCAGTGAGTTGGATTATTATATTTCAAATATTAAACAGGATAACTTAACTAACTTCACTGAAATTAAAAATATTGATAATTTATATTTATATGAAAAAATAATTTAG